In Miscanthus floridulus cultivar M001 chromosome 19, ASM1932011v1, whole genome shotgun sequence, the DNA window GTAGTCGAGGGCCGCCTACCCTAGATCATaaggcccttgacaacctggtatcgcgATCCACTCGATCCTCAGCCCCAGCAGCCGCCGCACCTTCATCTTCCACACCAGCCGCTGCCCCTAGCCCACCACCAGCGCCGCCATCCCTAGCCCCATCACCCGCCTCTGCAGCCAACCCAGCCGCCGACATGGCCGAGCCCACCATCACCGACCTCTTGCAGGCGATCAAGCACATGTCCGCCGAACTCACCTCCCTGAAGGCCGATATGGCGACCATGAAGGACAAGGCCTCGACGGCCGACAGCAGCGAGACTCGCCACCCTGATGGGCCGCGCGACCTCGACCTGCCCCCCGGCCCAAGAAGTGGGATTTTCCCCGCTACGACGGCACCACGGATCCGCTGCTCTTCCTCAACAAATTCGAGGCGTACTTCCGTCACCACCGTACCATGGCCGAAGAGCGCGTTGGCATGGCGTCCTACCACCTGGACGACATCGCGCAGATTTGGTACACCCAGCTGCTCGAGGATGAGGGAGCCCCGACGTGGGGGCGCTTCAAGGAACTCGTGAACCTGCGTTTCGGGCCACCCCTGCGTTCGGCCCCGCTCTTCGAACTCTCCGAGTGCCGGCGCACGGGAACAGTGGAGGAATACTCCAACCGCTTCCAGGCGCTCCTGCCGCGCGCGGGTCGGCTCGACGAGTCCCAGCGCGTCCAGCTCTTCACCGGCGGTCTTCTGCCGCCTCTCAGCCACGCCGTCCACATCCACCATCCGGAGACGCTCGCCGCCGCCATGAGCCTGGCACGCCAGGTGGAGTTGATGGAGCACGATCGGCCGGCGCCACCTCCACCACGAGCCCCGCCGCGTGGGCTGCTACCTGCGCCTGCGCCACGGCTCGTGCTACCCACGCCCGCGCAGCAGTTGGCGCTGCCTGCCCCACCAGCGGCCGCCCCACAGGGTCACGACGCGGCCAACCCACGGCGCCTGACGCCGGAAGCGATGGCCGAACGCCGCCGCCAAGGTTTGTGCTTCAATTGCGACGAGAAATTCACCCGTGGCCACAACAGGTTCTGCcgtcgcctcttcttcatcgacgGGGTGGAGATCGACGACATCGCGGTTGAGGGTgacgcggcggccgccgccggggaTACGGAGGCGCCCGTGTTCTCCCTGCATGCCGTCGCCGGCGTGCCCATCGCGAACACGATCCAGCTCCAGGTGACCGTCAGTGACGCCTCCCTCCTCGCCTTGCTGGATGGAGGCTCGACGCACAGCTTCATCAGTGAGGAGGCGGCGAGGCGCGCCGGCCTCCCGATCCAGTCCAGCCCGCGCATGACGGCCATCGTCGCCAACGGCGAACGCGTGGCCTGCCCTGGTGTCATCCGGGACGCGGCGTTCACCATCAACGGCTCCACATTCCACACCGATCTCTTTGTGATGCCCCTCGCAGGTTTCGACGTAGTGCTTGGCACTCGGTGGCTCGGCACGTTGGGTCCCATCGTGTGGGATTTCGCCTCCCGGTCGATGGCGTTCCAGCGAGACGGGCAACGCTTCGCCTGGACGGGAGTGGCCTCAACCGCGACAGCGCAACTGCGCACCCTCGCCGCGGCCAGTGGGACGCTCCTGGATGAGCTCCTGGTCGCATATGAGGACGTCTTCGGTGAACCGACGGGCCTCCCACCTCCACGTGGCCGCGACCACGCCATCGTCCTCAAGCCTAGCTCCGCTCCCGTGGCGGTCCATCCGTACCGCTACCCAGCGGCGCACAAGGACGAGCTGGAACGCTAGTGCGCCGCAATGATCGAGCAGGGCATCGTCCGCTGCAACGACTCGCCCTTCTCCTCGCCGGTCCTGCTCGTTAAGAAGGCCGACGGCTCGTGGCGTTTCTGCATCGATTACCGTGCCCTCAACGCCCTCACCGTCAAGGACGCGTTCCCGATTCCCGTCGTCGATGAGCTCCTCGACGAGCTCCACGGCGCCCGCTTCTTCACCAAACTCGATCTGCGGTCGGGGTATCACCAAGTGCGGATGCGGCCCGAGGACGTCCACAAGACCGCCTTCCGTACACACGACGGCCTCTACGAGTTCCTCGTCATGccgttcgggctgtgcaacgccccGGCAATGTTCCAGGCGCTGATGAACGACGTGCTTCGACCGTTTCTACGACGCTTTGTGCTTGTCTtctttgatgacattttgatTTACAGTGAGACTTGGACCGACCACCTGCGGCACCTGTGTACCGTCCTCTCCATGCTCCGTCAGCACCGGCTCTTCGTCAAGCGCAGCAAGTGCACCTTCGGCTCCCCCTCGGTGTCCTACCTCGGCCATGTCATATCCGAGGCGGGCGTCGCCATGGATCCGGCCAAGGTTCAGGCTATCCATGAGTGGCCGGTTCCCCGTTCGGCACGGGCGGTGCGCAGCTTCCTCGGCCTCGCCGGTTACTACTGGAAGTTCGTCCATAACTACGGCATCATCGCCACCCCGCTGACGGCCCTCACCAAGAAAGACGGGTTCTCCTGGACAGAGGACACCGCCGCTGCCTTCGACGCCCTTAAGGCAGCAGTGACATCGGCGCCCGTTCTCGCCATGCCGGACTTCGCCAAGCCGTTCACCGTCGAGTGCGACGCGTCCACCCACGGGTTCGGCGCTGTGCTGGTCCAGGACGGCCACCCCGTGGCGTTCTTCAGCCGGCCCGTCGCGCCGCATCATCGTGCCCTCGCTGCCTACGAAAGGGAGCTGATCGGCCTGGTGCACGCCGTCCGTCACTGGCGGCCGTACCTCTGGGGCCGGCGCTTCGTCGTCAAGACCGACCACTACTCCCTCAAGTACCTGCTGGACCAGCGCCTCGCCACCATCCCTCAGCATCATTGGGTGGGCAAGCTGCTGGGGTTCGACTTCGCCGTGGAATACAAGCCGGGCGCGGCGAACGCTGTTGCGGACGCCCTATCACGGCGCGACACGGAGGAGGGCGCCATCTTGGCACTGTCTGCGCCTCGCTTTGACTTCATCGGCAAGCTGCTTACGCGCAGCGCCAGGACCCGACGCTCACTGCCCTCCACGACGAGGTCACCGCCGGCACGCGCACAGGCCCCTGGGCGCTCGTCGACGACCTGCTGCAGTACAACAGCCGACTGTACATTCCCCCGGCATCGCCCTTAGCTCGGGAGATCATCGAGGCTACACATGGGGACAGGCACGAGGGTGTCCAGCGTACCCTGCACCGCCTCCGGCGTGACTTCCACATCCCCAACATGAAGCAGCTCGTCCAGGACTGGGTGCGCTCCTGCGCAGTGTGCCAACGttacaagtccaagcacttgagcCCGGCCGGCCTCCTGCTGCCCCTGCCGGTGCCCCAGGGCGTCTGGACTGACATCGCTCTAGATTTTGTCGAGGCGCTGCCACGAGTGAGCGGCAAGTCAGTCATCCTGACGGTGGTGGACAGGTTCAGCAAATACTGCCACTTCATCCCGCTGGCGCACCCGTACTCCACCGAGTCCGTCGCGCAAGCCTTCTTCGTCGAGATCGTTCATCTCCAAGGCGTTCCGCAGTCCATGGTGTCGGACCGCGACCCCATCTTCACCTCGACGTTTTGGCGCGAACTCATGCGGCTGATGGGCACCAAGCTGCACATGACGACGGCATTCCACCCGCAGTCGGATGGGCAGTCCGAGGCGGCTAACCGGgtgattattatgtacttgcgtTGCTTGACAGGGGACCGTCCACGGCAATGGCT includes these proteins:
- the LOC136526227 gene encoding uncharacterized protein, with translation MAEERVGMASYHLDDIAQIWYTQLLEDEGAPTWGRFKELVNLRFGPPLRSAPLFELSECRRTGTVEEYSNRFQALLPRAGRLDESQRVQLFTGGLLPPLSHAVHIHHPETLAAAMSLARQVELMEHDRPAPPPPRAPPRGLLPAPAPRLVLPTPAQQLALPAPPAAAPQGHDAANPRRLTPEAMAERRRQGLCFNCDEKFTRGHNRFCRRLFFIDGVEIDDIAVEGDAAAAAGDTEAPVFSLHAVAGVPIANTIQLQVTVSDASLLALLDGGSTHSFISEEAARRAGLPIQSSPRMTAIVANGERVACPGVIRDAAFTINGSTFHTDLFVMPLAGFDVVLGTRWLGTLGPIVWDFASRSMAFQRDGQRFAWTGVASTATAQLRTLAAASGTLLDELLVAYEDVFGEPTGLPPPRGRDHAIVLKPSSAPVAVHPYRYPAAHKDELER